ACCTAAACAAGATGTACTTCGGCAAAGCCCAGGGTCAAAACCTCTACGGAATCGAAGCCGCCGCCCGAGGGTATTTCGGTGTGCCCGCCAAAGATCTGAACCTGCCCCAGGCGGCCTACCTCGTGGGTATGCTTCAATCTCCAGGACTGTACGATCCGTACGATCCGGAAGGCCTCAAACGCGGCATCGACCGCATGCGCTACGTGCTCGAGAGCATGCGAAAGCTCGGAAAGATCACCGAAGAGGAATACCGGGACGCACTGAATTACGACATCGCGGGGAGCTTAAAGTCGGACCTTCCCCAGATCAGCTCGAACCGCTACCCGATCCTCACGGAGGAAATCCTCGACGAGGCCGCCGAAGCACTCGCCGCCCGGGAAATCAAAAAGCTCGGGCAAAATCCAGAGCAAGTTCGACGGGAGGCGCCGGCAGAATGGAAGGACCTCGTGCAGCGAAAGCGCGACTTCCTGAACACGGCCGGCGTCCACATCGTCACGACGATCGACCTCGATCTGTACGACGCCTTTCAAGACGTGGCCCAAAATGCGGTAAAGTACCTGCCGGACACGAAGATCTCCGTAACCTCGAAAGATGCCCAAGGAAAGGAAGTCCGGAAAGAGATCCCCTCGGTACAACAGTTTGCCGCCGTGCTCATCGACAACCGCACGGGGGCCGTCCTCGCGGAAATTCCCAACCGAAAGCCCCCGACGGTAGACCCCGAATACGGGAAACGCTACCTCTCCTTTGCCCGCAACCAACCGTATTCCCCCGGATCTTCCATTAAGCCCATCCTCGCCTACGGTCCGGCGCTGGAGGAAGGGATTCTCCCCGGCATCGATTCCCCCGTGGAGGACACCCCCGTCGTCCTCCCCGACGGCCAAAAGGGCGAACACGTCGTCTACAACTACAACCTTTCGCCGTTCAAGGGCCTCATGACCGCCCGTCAGGCGCTTTGGGAATCGCGAAACCCGCCGGCGGTTCGCCTTTTCCATCAGGTGGGGATGGAGCGCGCCTTCTCCTATGCGGAGGCGGCGGGGATCTCCACAATCACCCCAGAAGACAAGCGGGAATCCCAGGTGGCAGCCATCGGAGGATTGCGCGAAGGGACTACGCTGTACGAGCTCACGGGCGCCTTCACGGTATTTCCCAACCAGGGGATCTTGAAGAAACCGTACATGATCGAGCGGATCACCGACGCAAGCGGCCGCGAGCTCTACCGCCACGAAGAAGAGGTCCGGCAGGTGTTTTCCCCGGAGACCGCCTACATGATCACGGATGCCCTGCGCGGCGTCGTCACGAACGGGACGGCCTCCGCCCTGGGAGCAAAGTTGCGAAGCGCCTACGGCGACGTGCCGGTGGCCGGTAAGACCGGGACGAGCGAGAACGATCAGGACTTCTGGTTCATCGGCTACACGCCGACCTTCACGCTGGGGGTTTGGGGCGGGTACGACATTCGAAACAAAGACCAATCGAGCGCCACGAGCCTAAACCGCGGCGGGACCCGCTTCGACCACCTCACCCCTTGGTTTACCTTGTACCAAAAGACGGTGCAGATCCTCCCCGAGCTCAACCCTCAGGGGAAATCCTTTCCCCGCCCGAATACCCTGGTCACGGTAAACATCTGCCTCCCCTCGGGAAAGCTCCCCTCGGAAACCTGCCAAAAGGCCGTGGGCAAGGTCCCCAAGGTGCAGATCGTACCCGGGCTCTTCCCGCGAGACCGCGTACCTACGGAACGAGACGACCGCGTCGTGGAGGCTCGCCTCGTCGTCGTAGGGGATAAGGAGTACCTCGCCCGCAACGACACGCCGGACGACCTCGTCCTCAAAGAAGTGCGGGTAAAGCGCGACCCCCTCCAGCTCCCCAAACGCGTCCGCATGCTCATCTCCCCCTACCCTACGGATTGGAGCAATCACCTTCCGGAGGAAACCGACCCGCGCGCACCAACGGGGAAGGCTCCGAGTCCTCCGCAGGGGCTCACCGCAACCTTCGACGGCAACACCGTCGTACTCCGCTGGAACGCGAACGGAGAACCGGACATCGCGGGGTACCGCGTGTTCCGCATCGACGCCACGGGGGAGACGCACATCGCCAGCGTGATGAGCCACCAGCCGCTCGAAGTACACGATCCTTCGCCCACGCCGCTTTCCGCCTACCAGGTCGTGGCCGTCACGGTCGACGGCCGAACCTCGCCTCCGTCTAACCCGGTAAGCCCGTTCGACCTGAGCAAACCGCCCAAAGGCGTACCTTCTCCCCCAAAAGACGTTCGCGCGACTCGACAAGCGGACGGTACGATCGCCGTAAGTTGGCAGCCCAACGCGGAAAAGGACCACGTGACCCACTATTCCGTATACGCCGGGGATACGGACCACGGGCCGTGGGCAAAACTAGGCGACACAACCGATCCGTCCTTCACCTTTACCCCCACGGCCTCCCAGGCGTACATACGGGTGACCGCAACAAACGACGCAGGAGAGTCCGAGCCGAGCAAGGCGGTCCCTCTTCCCCAATCCCAACCGACCAGCCCGCCTCAAGAGGAAACGACTCCTCCGCCTGCGGGAAATCGCGAGGGGACCCGAGGAATCCTGAACCTCCTACCCTCGCAGCCGAGACGTTAGCCGCGGGAAGGAAAGGGCCCGGTCCTTTGCGACCGGGCCCTTCTCTGTCCCTCGGATGGGAATTCCCCCTGCGACCCGCGGGAGCCCGCGGAGGAAATCTCCGTATGCGATCCGCGCAAGCCCCGGGCTTACGCTATAATCGAAAGTAAGCGGCCGCAAAGTGCGACAAATTCGAAAGGCCGAGGGAACGGCAAAACCACGCACGACGGTAGGAGGGCCTTCATGAAACGCCTCTTTCTCCGCATCGTGGGTCGCGTGCAAGGGGTTGGGTACCGCGCGTTCGTCCTCCGGGAAGCGACGCGACGGGGCATCACGGGATGGGTGCGCAACGAACCCGACGGCACGGTCACCGCGGAAGTGCAAGGGGACGATCGTTCCTTGAGCGACCTCCTGCTCGCCCTCGAGGAAGGGCCCCCTGCCGCCCGAGTCGACGACCTCGTGATCGAGGAGCGTCCCGTGGTCCCCGAGGAAAAGTCCTTCCGCATCGCCTACCGATGAGCGGAAAGCTCGAAAGGGTCCCCGACCTACACCGTCCGTCGCGTCCGTTTGCAAGGGTGCGAAAGGAAGCATCCTCGGCTTCGCTTCGCTCCCGCGATCTAGGCGACCCGCGCCCGCCGAAATAAGGCGACGAGCTCCACATGCGGCGTGTGGGGAAACATGTCCACAGGGGTCACAGAGACGAGTGCGTAGCCGCCGACCGTGAAGCGTGCGGCGTCTTCGGCAAAGGTCGCGGGATTACAAGAGACGTACACGATTGCATCCGGTGCCGCAGCGAGGACGGCGCGGACGGTTCGCGTCCCCGCTCCCGCCCGCGGAGGGTCCAGGAGGAGGAGCGACGGCGTACGTCCCCATTCCCGCAAGAGCTGGCCCAAACCTTCCCCTGCGTCGGCACGGCGAAACTCTACGTTCGTTACGGCATTTTGCGCCGCGTTGCGGCGCGCCGCCTCTACGGAGGCGGAAACGACCTCGATGCCTACCGCCCTTTCCGCCACGCGGGCGAGGGGAAGGGTAAACGTGCCCACCCCCGAATACAGATCGACGACCAAGGCCTTCGCCGCGGGATCCAAGGCTTCGCGAACGTAGGCAAGCGCCGTGGAAACGAGGGCTTCCGCCTGAAGGGGATTTGTCTGGAAGAACGTCTCGAGCTCGAGACGGTAGCGAAATCCCCCGAGGAGCTCTTCGATGTACGGTCGTCCTTCGAGCACGTGAAGGCGCTCGACCTGAACGGCGTCGGAAAGACTACGGTTTTCCGCCCAAAGAAGCCCGCGAAGGCCGGGAAAGGTGCGCCGAAGTTCGGCGCCGAGCTCGGTGAGCGAGGAAGCATATCCGTCGGGTGCCTCCGTCGCTACGAGGGCGACGAGAAGTTCGCCAGTGGCAAAGGCTTTGCGCACGACGAGGTGGCGCAAAAGACCGGCGTGGCGGTCCTTGTCGTAGCCGGGAAGACCTCGCTCGCGCGCCCAGAGCCCTACGACTTCCCGCACGCGGTCGATGTCCGGATGGGCGATGTGGCACTCGGACAGCGGGAGAACTTCGCGGTACATCCCCCTGGCGTGGAGACCGGGGATTCCGTCGGGACGAAACGTAAATTCCATTTTGTTCCGGTAACCCCAGGGATGAGCCATCCCGCGGATGGGATGCACCACCGCATCGCTTATGCCCTGTGCGATCAGGAGACGGCGCACTTTGTCCTCTTTGTAGGCGAGTTGAAGCTCGTACGCCGCGTGTTGGAGCATGCACCCTCCGCAGACACCGAAGTGTTTACAGCGCGGGGCGACACGGTCTCCGTGGGAAACGAGGACCACTTCCGGCCACCCACGCAGGACGCCCTTTTTCTGCGGGCGTAGGTCGACGCGCACGAAGACCTCTTCCCCGGAGAGGACGTAGGGGACGACGACGTCGCGTGGCTTGCCGCGGTACGCGCGGTTCGCTCCGGAAACGCTTTGGTCCGAAGGTCGTCCGCGAAGATCGTCCCCCTCCGCCGCCCGCGAATCTCCGAAAGGCGGGAGCCCTTCAAGCCCCTCCCAGCCTGGGGTCCCCGGCTCGAGGCGGAAACGCCCTTGTCCTTGTTCGTCTAATTCGCGAATTCGCTCCCGCACCCAAAGCACGTCCCGAGCCTTTTGCTCGTGGGGCACCAACCGATCCCTCCCGAGACAACGACTCTTTCCTGAACACGTGGCTAGAAACCCCGAAATCGCCCCGCTCGCAGGGGTAAATTTCCGACAGGAGGCGTTCCGGTGGGCAAAACTCCGCGAAATTCCTCCACACCCGCGCGAACGCGCGCCCTCCTCGCGGCGTTTTTCTCTCCCGAAGACTGGGGCGAGCGGGAGTCGCGTCTCGCCGAAGACCGCCGGCTCGCCGAAACCGCCGGCGCAGAGGTGGTCGCGACCGTCGTCCACCGCAGGGAAAAACCCGAAGCGGCGACGCTCTTCGGGCGGGGGAAGATCGAAGAAATCCGTACCCTCCTCCAAGACGTGGGGGCGGAACTCGTCCTCGTAAACCGCTCCCTCACCCCCACGCAGCTGAGAAACCTCGAACGAGCCTGGGAGCTCCCCGTCGTCGACCGCGTGCAGCTCATCCTCGACATCTTCGCCCAGCGGGCCCGCACGCGCGAGAGCCAGATTCAGGTGGAACTTGCCCAGCTCCAGTACCTCCTCCCCCGTCTCGCGGGACGGGGCGAGTCCCTCTCCCGGCTAGGGGGCGGAATCGGCACGCGCGGTCCCGGCGAGACGAAGCTCGAAGTCGATCAACGGCGGATTCGCCGCCGCATTCACCTTCTCCGCAAACGGCTCGAGGAAGTCGAGCGCTCTCGCGCCACGCAAAGGCGTACCCGCCTGCGCCGCGGGGTTCCTCAAGTGGCCCTCGTAGGGTACACGAACGCCGGAAAATCTACGCTCTTTCGGGCGCTCACGGGGGCCGACGTGCTCGTGGAAGACCGCCTTTTCGCTACGCTGGACACGGCCGCCCGGCGCCTCCGCCTTCCTTCGGGGCGCACGGTCGTCCTCCTCGACACCGTCGGCTTCGTCCGCGACCTTCCCACGTTCCTCGTCGCCGCCTTTCGCTCCACCCTCGAGGTAGTCCGAGAAGCCGACCTCCTCCTTCACGTCGTGGACGTGTCGGAAGACGACTGGGAGGAGAAGATGCGCGTCGCCGAGGAACACCTAAGCGCCCTGGGAGCGCAGGACATCCCGCGCCTTTTGCTCCTAAACAAGAAGGACCGCCTTCCTCCCGAGAAGTGGCCCACACCTGCGGGCCTTTTCCCGGACTCCTCCCGGGCAGTCCTCCTCCTCTCCGCTACCGACCCCCACGACCTCGCGCGGCTCAGGACGGAGTTGGATTCCTTCTTTGCGCGTGCGGGGACGGTCAGCTTAGAAGCGCCTCCTCCACCCACGCCGCCCGCATAATTCGCGAAGGAGTGAGGAAATCGAGCGGGAGGGTCTCCCGCCGCCTGCGGAGGATCCGCTCCGCCAACCCAAAGCCTACGGCCGGGGCGAGACCTACGCCGTAGGTCCCAAATCCCGCGGCAACCCAAAGACCTTCCGCACGTGGGCACGGCCCGACGATCGGGCTGTAATCCCGGACGTGCACGTCGTGGACGGCAGTTCGTCCGGAGAGAAGTCGGGTGCCGTGCCCGTAGGGACCGAGACGCCGCAGGACCGCAAGTGCCGCCTCTTCTTCGCGGGCATGCCCTGCAGGAACGCTCAGGAGGAGCTCCTCTCCGCGCAGGACGGCCATTTCCCCCCCGGGAAAGAGGAGGAAGGGGAGCGGGGGGAGGGACTTCGCCGCTTCGTTTCTCTCGAAGGCAAAGGAGTACACCGCCCGTCGCCGACTTTCCACGGGAAGGTGCTCTCCTGCCGCGGCGGCAAGCTTCGGGCTCCACGCTCCCGCCGCAAGAACCACGCGCGGAACCTTCCAACGCACCCGCGCACGTTCCCCGACGAGGACGGCCTCCACGCCGACGAGGCGGCCGCCTTCGACGAGGACCCGCTCCACTTCGGCTTGAACGGCCTCCACTTCGAGTTCCTTTAGCTTGCGGTAGAGGGCCGCATGAACTCGCGGCACGTCGAGTACGCCGTCGCCGGGACAGTACAGGCCTCCGACGATGGACTCCTCGGGTTCCCACCCCAGGAGCTGGGGTAGAGCTTCCCGCCCCACCCATTCGGGCACCAATCCCCAGGTGCGCAGGCGGCTGTGCATCGCGTGCAGGACCGACCAATTTCGACCGTCCGCGAGGAGGAGGTAGCCCACAGGGCGGAAAGGAGGTGCATCCGCACCCTCGTCAAAGGGAAGGTACCGGTCGATATCGCGGTACACCTCGTGGCCGAATTGCGCCAGGCGGACGTTCACCTGAGAGAGGAAGCAGCGCCGTATCCCACCCATGCTGTGCCGCGTCGAACCCCAGAGAAAGGCGAAATCGCGCTCCACGAGAACGATGCGTCCCGTAAACCCCAAAGCTCGAAGGAAATAGGCGACGCTCGCCCCCACGATCCCACCGCCGACGAGGAGGACGTCGGCGGAAAGCATACGGCGCGAAAACATCCGTTCCCCTCCTCTCCCGACCGTCCTGCCGTCAACCCGAATCTTCCGAGGTGCTTTGGCGAAAGAGGTACTCCATGACGCCGTAGGCGTTCAGGTAGATATCGTGGCGGTACGCCGTCTCCCTACGGAAGATCTCCCTTGCCCGCTCGCCCCCGCGACCTTGTGCACCGATTTCCCGCAAAATTCGTTCCCAGAGCATCTCCGAGAGCTGCTCTACGGCTTGGGCGAAAATCGCGGCCTTCTCCGCCTCTTCCCCTTCCCGCCACGGGCGGAGGTAGCGGCGAAGTACGAACTCCCCGTCTTCCAGGTAGCGAGGAAGCCACTTCCCGAGCTGACCGAAGACGTCCTCCACGGCCTCCGTTTCCCCGAAATGGGAGAAGAAGAGACGGCGGGGCTTGAGGGCGCGAAGCCTTTCCCACGTCCGGCGCATCGCCTCGGGATCGAATTGCGAGGGTACCGTAGAGGGCAAGACGAGAAAGGTTCCCGTCCAAGCGAGGCGGCTGTACCACACCCCGGCAGCGTCTCCTGTAAAGACCCCTTCTGCGTGCGGAGCGTAAATGGCAATGTGGTGGGGGGCGTGTCCGGGAGCATCGTAAAAGAAAAGCCGCCGTCCCTCGGACAGCAAAAGAAAATCGCCGTCCTGAACGGTGCGAACGCGATCGGGATCCACGGGAAGGACGGGCGCGTAAAACTCGTCGAATCGACCCCGGTAGAGCTCGCGCACCGCAGCGATGAGACGCCGAGGGTCCACCAGGTGCCGCGCCCCGCGCGGGTGCACGATCACCTCGGCTTCCCGCGCTTCTTTGAGGAATAGACCTACCGCTCCGGCGTGGTCGAGGTGGATGTGGGTGAGAATCACCGTGCGGATGTCCCGGGGGCTCATTCCGAGCGTCGTGAGCCCCTTGAGGAGGAAGGGGAAGCTCACGGCCGGCCCGGTTTCGATGAGAATCCCTTCCTCGGGAAAGACGTAGGCTGCCGTCCGTTCGGGAAGGAACCAGTCGCACAGGTCGATCATGTGCAGTCCTCGGCCAAGCGGTGTTACGCTGCCGCAACGCGCCTGGACGTCTACGCTCGCCGATCCTTCGATTTCCATTCCTTCACCCAGCCTTCAGACCCGTCCCGGGTCGCAATTCGACTTTTCTAAAAGGAAGGAGAGATCTCCCATGGCCGCGGGATGGAACCGGCCTCTCTTTCGCGATCGGGAGGAGGCGGGAAAGAGGCTCTCCGCCGAACTACAGAGGCGCTTCCCCCGCCTTACCGCCCGTAACGCGCTCCTCCTCGCCATTCCCCGCGGCGGCGTTGAAGTTGCCGCCGCGATAGCCGCCGTGCTCGGAATCCCCCTCGACGTGCTCGTCGTGCGCAAGATCGGCGCCCCGTTCCATCCCGAACTCGCCGTGGGCGCCGTAGGCCCGGACGGGCGCCGCGTACTGAACCGCGACGTCATACGCCAACTGGGCCTTCGGGAAGAGGACTTTGCCGAACAAGAAAAGCGGGCCCGCGCGGAACTCGCGGCACGCCTGCGCCTGTACGGATTCCGCGGACTCCCTTCGCCACACCCCACCTATTGTATCGTCGTGGACGACGGAATCGCCACGGGCGCAACGGCGAAAAGCGCCCTTCTCTGGCTTCGCCAGGCAGCTCCGGCGAGCCGGTCGATCCTCGCCGCGCCCGTGGCCCCTCCCGACACGGTGGAAGAACTCCGTCCGTACGCGGACGACATCCTCGTCCTCGCCACGCCCTCCCCCTTCGGTGCCGTAGGGGCCTACTACGAAAGGTTTCCCCAGGTGAGCGACGAACGCGTCCTCGATCTTCTTCTCCGCTACCGAAACGGGACGGAGCCGCGCCCTACGCCCTGAGCTCCCCGTCCGCCCGAGGAGCGAGGCTCAGTGAATGACGAGCACGGGGATTTCCGAAAGATGGAGGATCCGTTGGCTTACGCTCCCGAGAAAGATTTCCTGCAGCGGGTTGAGGCCGCGGCGTCCGACGACGATGAGATCGGCACCGAACTCTCGTGCGCGGCGTACGACCTCGGAAGCCGGGTCTCCCACTTCTACGTGGATTTCGTACGGGATCCCTTTTTCGCGTAGCGGCGCCGCATCTTCCTCCACCTCGTCGCGCGAGCGCTTTTCCACGACGCCCTGGGGGTCGAGGTCGGGTACCATAAACTCCGTGAAGATGTACCTGGGTAGCGGAGACGTCACGCGGACCAGCGCCACGCGCACGTCCCCGTCGCTCAGTTTTTCCGCTACGTAGCGAACGGCTTTCCGCGCTCCTTCCGAACCGTCCGTGGCGACGACGATGCGACGAAACATGGAAACCGCTCCTTTCTCGCACGATGGGTACACCGGCCCTTTCTCTCCTTATTTTACTTGAGAAGTCCCTCGAGGTTTGTACCCAAAAAGACAGGCTTTCGTCGCGGCGCGACGAGCACCCTCGGCAGATGGTACCTCGTTTCCATGCGGTGTTACACGAGAAATTGGTTCCTTACAACTCTCTTACAAACGGTCCTGCTTTCTACGGAGAGCTGGCTTTTCCTCCGCGGGGTATGGTACAATTTTTGTGACACGAAAGGTATACCAAGCGGGCTCGTCTGGCCCCACTCCACACGAGCGAGGGGACTCCCATGAGCGACGACCTCGTCCGATTCGGCGTATCCTTTCCGGGAAACCTCCTTCGCCAATTCGACGCCTTCCTCGCCGAGCAGGGCTACAGCAACCGTTCGGAGGCCATCCGCGACCTCGTGCGGAAGGCGATCCTCGACCCCAAAAAGGTCGACCCGGAGGCGGTGGTGGCCGGGGCGATCATCGTCGCCTATGATCACCACGTCAGCAATCTCCCCGTCGTGCTCATGGAACTCGAGCACACGTTTTACGACGTGATCATCACCACCGTGCACGTCCACCTCACGCTCACGCAGTGCATGGAAGTAGTCCTCGTGCGGGGAAAGTTCGCCCGCCTAGAAGCGCTGCACGAGCAAATTCAGACGCTCCGAGGCGTAACCTTTAGCGAGCTCACCGTCACGTACCTAAAGGACCAACTCCGACTCGAGGATCGCTCGGTCGTCCGCCTGAACTACGACCTCAAGCACGAACACGCCGGGGAAACATTGGAGGAAAACCCGAGCGGTACCTTCCCCTCAGGTCCCGGAGTTCGCACGGAACGCTCGTCGTAAAGCCCTCCCTTCGTTCCTTTTCGACCCAGGGGAAACCGCCCGCATCCCAAACTTCACCCCTACGAAAATTCGGAAACGGCGCACCGACGCCGTTTTTTCTTTCTCGCTCGAAACCGGGCCGTCTGGGCTTCGGAGGCGAGGCGACGAACGAAGCCGCGTTCACAAAATCAACGGAGATCTCCTTGGACACACCTTGACACCCCGAAGCGACCCCTGATACGATAGGTTCGCCAGGAAAATGAGAATCGTTCTTGATAATTGGCAAATGCCCTTTTTTTCAACACCAATTTTTAAAGCGCTTTCACGTTGGAATCGTTCAAAGGAGGGTCCACCGTGAACGAGTTGCCCACCCTGGACACCCTACCCGTAGGCGGACGAGGCAAAGTCGCTCGCATCGCCGCCCCGGGGCACATCCGCCAACGGCTTTTCACCATGGGAATTACTCCCGGTACCACCCTCACCGTGCGGGGCGTCGCGCCCCTCGGCGACCCCATCGACGTCGAAGTTCGCGGGTACGACCTGAGCCTCCGCCGCGAGGAAGCAAAGTACATCTACGTCGAGGTGATCTGATATGAGCGCACGCAACGCGGTTCCGCTCGCCCTCCTCCGTCCCAACGAACAGGGTGTCATTGCCGACATCGTCGGAGGAACGGAAGCGAACGTACGCCTCCTGGAACTCGGGTTTACACGGGGACGGGAGGTTCGCGTTCTCAAGAACGATTTCGGACCGCTCATCGTCGCCCTGAACGGACAGCGAATCGCCCTCGGGCACGGGATGGCGCAAAAGGTCCTCGTCCGACTCTCCTGCCCGTCGTAGCATCGCCCCTCGACACCGCCGGGGTACACATTGGGCGAGCGCACCCGGGAATTCCCGCTCGGAATCGAACGCGCGCCTTCGCGAAAATCCGCATAGGGCAAACGTGGTGCGTACCAAAACCCTGGTGTTTTTGCAAAGGAGAGGTGGGAATGGAATTGGCCCACACGACGCAGACGGTGACGATCGCCGTCGCCGGAAACCCGAACTCGGGCAAGACGACGCTCTTCAACGCCCTTACGGGACTACGGCACCGCGTGGGGAACTGGCCGGGAGTCACCGTAGAGAAGAAGGAAGGGCGCTACCGCGACCCCACAAGCGGCCGCGAGGTAATCCTCGTCGATCTTCCCGGGATCTACGGGTTGGGGGCCTACGCGGAGGATGAGCGCGTGGCCCGCGACTATCTCGTAGGCGAGCGTCCCGATGTCCTGATCAACGTCGTCGACGCTACGAACCTCGAGCGCAACCTCTTCCTCACCGTCCAGCTCCTCGAACTCACCCCCCGCGTCGTCCTCGCCCTGAACATGTGGGATGAAGTCGAGGCTCGGGGGATAAAAATCCGCACGGATCTCCTGAGCGAACGCCTGGGCGTCCTCGCCGTCCTTACCGTGGCCACGAAAAAGCAGGGGCTCGACACGCTCATGGAGGTTGCCCTCGACGTCGCCTCTCACTCCGTGCGCGAACCGCTGCGGATCGACTACGGGCCGGAAGTGGAAGAAGCCCTCACACGCCTCGTCCCCCTTCTCGAAAGCGTGTCCGAACTGGCGACGAAGTACCCCCTTCGGTGGCTCGCCGTAAAGTACCTCGAGGGAGACGAACACCTCGTCCGCGAGGTTGAGGACAAACTCCCGCGGGAAGCTCTCGCGGAAGCGCGGGCGGTCCGCGCCCACCTGCGCGAGCGCCTGGGGGAAGACCCGGAAGTCGTCATCGCCGACCGCCGCTATGCGTTCATCGAACGCATCCTCTGCGACGTCGTCGAGCGCCCCCAAGAAGTGGATACGCTCACCTTCTCCGATCGCCTCGACCGGATCCTCACCCACCGGATCTGGGGGATCCCCATCTTCCTCCTCCTCATGTTCCTCGTCTTCGAATTCACCTTCGCCCTGGGGAATCCTCTGAGCGACCTCTTGGAAGAGGCATTTTCTTGGCTCGGGGACGCGACCGGGGAGTACCTCACCGACTTGGGCGTTCACGACACGGTCGTCTCCCTCGTGACGAACGGAATCATCAACGGGGTCGGCGCCGTGGTCGTCTTCTTCCCGCCGATCTTTTTCATGTTCCTCGCCATCGCCCTCCTCGAAGATTCCGGCTACATGGCCCGCGCGGCGTATGTCATGGACCGCTTTATGCGCGCCATCGGCCTCCACGGAAAGTCCTTCATCCCCATGCTCCTCGGCTTCGGATGCAACGTACCCGCGATCCTCGCGACGCGTACGCTCGAAAGTCGGGCGGATCGCCTCACGACGATCTTCGTAACCCCCTTCATGTCTTGCACGGCGCGCCTTGCCGTCTTCGTTCTCCTTGCGGGAGCGTTCTTCCCGGACCACGCGGGGCTCGTCGTCTTTTCCCTCTATCTCCTGGGAATCGTCGTCGCCGTCGCCGTTGCGAAATTTCTC
This window of the Brockia lithotrophica genome carries:
- a CDS encoding Phosphoribosyl transferase domain protein, which codes for MAAGWNRPLFRDREEAGKRLSAELQRRFPRLTARNALLLAIPRGGVEVAAAIAAVLGIPLDVLVVRKIGAPFHPELAVGAVGPDGRRVLNRDVIRQLGLREEDFAEQEKRARAELAARLRLYGFRGLPSPHPTYCIVVDDGIATGATAKSALLWLRQAAPASRSILAAPVAPPDTVEELRPYADDILVLATPSPFGAVGAYYERFPQVSDERVLDLLLRYRNGTEPRPTP
- a CDS encoding Universal stress protein family: MFRRIVVATDGSEGARKAVRYVAEKLSDGDVRVALVRVTSPLPRYIFTEFMVPDLDPQGVVEKRSRDEVEEDAAPLREKGIPYEIHVEVGDPASEVVRRAREFGADLIVVGRRGLNPLQEIFLGSVSQRILHLSEIPVLVIH
- a CDS encoding Nickel responsive regulator NikR, whose product is MSDDLVRFGVSFPGNLLRQFDAFLAEQGYSNRSEAIRDLVRKAILDPKKVDPEAVVAGAIIVAYDHHVSNLPVVLMELEHTFYDVIITTVHVHLTLTQCMEVVLVRGKFARLEALHEQIQTLRGVTFSELTVTYLKDQLRLEDRSVVRLNYDLKHEHAGETLEENPSGTFPSGPGVRTERSS
- a CDS encoding Ferrous iron transport protein A, yielding MNELPTLDTLPVGGRGKVARIAAPGHIRQRLFTMGITPGTTLTVRGVAPLGDPIDVEVRGYDLSLRREEAKYIYVEVI
- a CDS encoding Ferrous iron transport protein A, with product MSARNAVPLALLRPNEQGVIADIVGGTEANVRLLELGFTRGREVRVLKNDFGPLIVALNGQRIALGHGMAQKVLVRLSCPS
- a CDS encoding Ferrous iron transport protein B; translated protein: MELAHTTQTVTIAVAGNPNSGKTTLFNALTGLRHRVGNWPGVTVEKKEGRYRDPTSGREVILVDLPGIYGLGAYAEDERVARDYLVGERPDVLINVVDATNLERNLFLTVQLLELTPRVVLALNMWDEVEARGIKIRTDLLSERLGVLAVLTVATKKQGLDTLMEVALDVASHSVREPLRIDYGPEVEEALTRLVPLLESVSELATKYPLRWLAVKYLEGDEHLVREVEDKLPREALAEARAVRAHLRERLGEDPEVVIADRRYAFIERILCDVVERPQEVDTLTFSDRLDRILTHRIWGIPIFLLLMFLVFEFTFALGNPLSDLLEEAFSWLGDATGEYLTDLGVHDTVVSLVTNGIINGVGAVVVFFPPIFFMFLAIALLEDSGYMARAAYVMDRFMRAIGLHGKSFIPMLLGFGCNVPAILATRTLESRADRLTTIFVTPFMSCTARLAVFVLLAGAFFPDHAGLVVFSLYLLGIVVAVAVAKFLRTFVFTGESAPFILELPPYRFPDVRTLLLHTWDRAKGFLRKAGTIIVAIVILIWALGNLPPGVEEYSEESYIGRIGRAVAPVLAPAGFGTWEAGVALLAGVLAKETVNSAFSAVYGVDPAELGTALADHFTPLAAYAFMVMTLLYIPCAATIAAIRQETQSWKLTLIALVFTTLIGYTLAVLVYQIGRLLGLA